From Leptospira kirschneri serovar Cynopteri str. 3522 CT:
CTGGTTCGATTCAAAAGAAGGAACGATTGAATGTAATAAGTTTGGGATTACTCCGGTTCTGATTTTTCCTAACATTCAGGACAAAACCGTTTTAACGGAAAGTGGAGTTTATCTATATAAGGTTAGTTTTGACGTTTTACTTAAATTAAGAAAATATAATGAACAACAAGGCGAATCGACCGCGAGCGCACCAACGGTTGAATATCAGGAGGAAGCATGAGCGCACAAACAGTCTCTAAAATAGAGCCGATCAGTATCAATCTATTTCTTAGAAATACTCCGGTTTCTCAAATGGGATTCGGATTACCTTTGATTTTAGGAATCAAAGAACCAACCTATTCTCTACAAGTTTCCGGAAATTCCAGCGGACTTATTTGGAAATCCGTACATACTGGAATCGTATTTATACAAGTTAAATACGTGGTTTCGGGGAACAACACCAGTCTTAACGTCGTTCGTACTGGGACCGGCACAGAAAACGATCCTTATGTAATTTCGGTTAACGTTTCTACTGATGCAAACGGGGCGGCTACGTCTACAGCACATCAGATCAAATTAGCGGCTGAGTCTATTTCAAACATTGCGGGAGCGACTAAGATTGTAGACTTGATCGAAGTGGCAAACTCTGGCAGCGGAGTTGTTTCCGCGTTTGCACAAACCACATTGGGTTACGAAAGATACATGGAAATTTCTTCTTCCGATGATCTTTTGGAATTAGGTTTCACTTCTTCCGATAAGGAATACATTCAAGCCGCACAGATGTTCAGGCAAACTCCTAGACCGAAACGGGTTGCGGTATTTCTGCTTACTTCTTGGTCGTCTGCTTCAACCGAAATTTCCGCTCTTAGAAATTCTGGTAAAGACTCTTGGTTCAAAACCATCGCGACTACTCACGATAAAGAAACCATACACGCGTTAGGTGATTATCTCGCTTCTATCGAGAAGATGTTTTTTGCGTGTTCTGACGATATAAACGTTTTGACCGGAAGAAACTCAATCTGGGAGTATATCACTCTTCATAAAACTCCGGATTCTTTTCCGGAAGCTGCTTGGGTGGGAAATTCCGTTCCCCGCAGAGTCGGTTCGTATAACTACGCTTATTTGCCTTTGGACGGAGTGGAGAATTCGGGTTATACGAATTCACAAGTAAGTTCTGTATTTGCGGAAAACGGAAATCTGATCGTAGATTTCGGAGGAAAACAAGTTCCTTATCCAGGAATTTCCACCGGAAACGTCTACGCGGATGTGGTCGAAAATCGCTCTTGGCTTAAAGCTCGTCTGAAAGAAAACATCTCAAGTCTTTTTCTGAACTCGGACGTTGTGCCTTATACAATCCAAGGAATTCAGATGATCGAGGCGAAGATGAGAGAGGTTTTTGTTCAAGCCGGAGTTCAAGGTATCATCGCACCGGTTGAAACGAATGCGGATAAAACACGTTCCGATCTTGGAGATTATCAATATAAAATCAATCTACCAGATACGATAGACGAAATTACGACTAATGATCGTAACAACCGTGTTCTTCCTAACGTCACTTTTTCGTGTCGTTTAAGAGGAGCGATCAACGAAGTCGACATAGACGGAGAATTAACCTAAGGAGTAATCAGGAATGAACGGTATTTGGGATCCAAAGAAATTAAACGTTAACTGCAGCGGAAGAGACGTGTCGGGTATGAGTCAAGCGGACGGTTTTTTTAAAATCGAACCCGTAACCAAAGAATACATACTTTCTCAAGTAGGTATCAAAGGAGATTGGAACATCTCTGAAATATATGACGGAAGAGTAAAGTTGTCTATCGTACTGATGGGGGACTCTCCTGAAAACGAGCTCTTTTTTGCGATGGGTGAAGGACGTCTTCCTTGTGTATTCACTATTAAGGATAAAAGCGACGGTGGAATGCTTGGCTTTTCCGCACAGGGAAGAGTTTGGGAAAGACCAAACATAGAAAAAGGTAAGGAATACAAAGACAAAACCTGGGTGTTCCTTCTTCCGGACTATAAAGGAGTTTTGACGGCATGAGTGGAGAAAGTATCGTAAATATTTCGAATATTCATAAAGTAGAATATTCTAAGTTAAAAAATGGCTCGGAAGGCGAGACTCCATCTGAGCCCATTTTGGAAACCGTGGACGACGACGCCAAAGTCGCTCAGATCCTTTTTGTGGACGGTAAAAGATATAAACTTCAACATCCTGGTAATAGAAAGGCGCTTCGTTGGAGACAGGAATCTATTTCTCTTACCGAAGGATTGAATCAGGACAAACTTCTGGATAAGTTCTTTAAGTTTTGCGTAAAACCTGTGGATCATACCTTTGAACCTACGTTAGACGGAGTTGAACCAAATCACGTGGAGGTGTGGCTGTATATAGCGAACCGATTTCTTAAGTGGGAGTTGGAATAAAAGGTTCCCGGATTTTGGAGAAAGTCCTTCTACAGAAGAATGGATGAAGTGGATCGACGAAGAAGTGGATCGAGAGCTTTTCTTTTGGAGACCTTTTATTTTAGGTGCGGCGCATTTTACGACTAAAGAACTCGAAAATGCGTCCACCGTTCTTTATATGAAAATGATGGAAGTGGTAGATAGAAGAAAAAAAAGAGAAGCCGAAGAAAAATCTGAAGAACTTAAATTTTTGGCCAGGTTGATTCAAGGTTCTAGTTTTTAAGAGTTTCATAATATTTTAAATAATTTATATAAAAATAAAATAAGATTGGATGATAAAAAATATGGCAGAGCGGGAAGTAAATATTGCAATTAAAATAAATGTGGATTCTAAGGATGCTTTTTCTGTAATTGAAAAGGATCTGAAAAAACTAAAATCAGGGATCATAGACTTTTCGGACGCTACGAGTCTTACTTCTCAAAGAGGGATTAAGTCTTGGAAGGATTTGACGGATTCGGTTCAAAATTTTGTAAAAGGAGGGGCCGATTTATCTATTTTTGCGAGTCGTTTAAAAACGACCGAATCCAATCTCACCAGTTTGTATTTTAAATTAAAAGGAAATGCAAAACTAGAAACCGAGTTTTTTGGACTTGCTAAGTCTGCGGGTTTTAGCGAAAGACAAATCGCAAAACTGGATTTTCAACTCAATGCCAGCGCTAAAACTGCGACTTTGCTTTCTTCCGTATTCAAAGGTTTTGCTCAGATAGGTTCTTACGCTTTTAATTCTATCATTGCTCCTTCTTTTGAAACAGGAATTGCATTAGAAAAACAGATTGTAATTTTGAAAAACCTTTCTGGGAACGAATTTCCAAAACTACAAGACGCAATCAATAATACCATACGAACTTCTAGAGGACTGGCCACACAAAAAGAACTTACCGAAGCCGCAAACGAGGCGATCAGAGCCGGAGCTTCGGTTGAATTTATTTCTAAAAATCTCTCTGGACTCCAAAAAGTGTCCAGACTTACGAATCAAGATTTAACGTCTTCTATGAAAGAGGCTTATAAAGCAATTGAAGACGGTTCCGAAGATTTTTTAAAAAGTAACGGGGCTCTGTTTTCCAGTTATTCTGCCGAGTTTAAACAGATAAACGAATCCGGTATGTCTGCCGCTGATAAACGGTTAGCAAGGGAAAAATTAATTTCTACGGCTTTAAATGAAAATAGTATATTACAAAATACTTATGGATATCACGTTAAAGACGCTTCTGTAATTTTAGAAAGGTTTGATAAAACTATAGAAAGATTAAAGGAAAGTTTCGGACTTTTAATTGCACAGGCGCTAACTCCTTCTTTGAACGTGATCGGAGACTTGATCGATTATTTTACGATCGGTGGGGAAAGTTTGGAATATATGGAAGACGTATTGATCATTTTTGGAAGTATTTTGGTAGGGGTGTTAGGAGCAATTGCTGCTCAGATGATTGTTACGTCTGGAATTACTTTTGGAGCTATGATTCCTTCTTTATTGAGTATGGCGGCGGCCGGTTTTATGGCGATTGCTCCTTGGATTGTGTGGATTGCCATCGGAGTTGCGTTAGGCGCCATGTTTGCGATCATCATTTTAGTCATTAAGGATTTATACAAATGGTTTACCGGAAGTGAATCAGCGATCGGTAAATTTTTAGGACCTTTTGCGAATATTAAAAAAATGTTTAGGGATTTAATAGATTGGTTCAAAGCTCTTCCGGGAAAAATCTTAAATTCCCTCGGAGAACTCGGATCGGAGATTCAAAAGAAATTAGGTGGAATTTTTCCGCTACAGTTATTGAAAGTTCTCGGGATTACTTCTAATCAGTCCAGTGACGTGAAAAAAGTGGACGATGCACTCATTACAAAACAAGGCCAGATCGTACAATTTCACCCAGACGACAATTTGGTAGCCGTAAAAGATCTAGGAGTGTTGGGCGGATCCAAGTCAAAAAGCGGAGGTAATTCAGTTAACATCAACATCGCCAATGTAGTGTTAGGTTCTGCCTCTACAAAAGAAGATGCGAATGTGTTTGCATCTTATTTGGAAAAGGAATTGGAAAAAATTGCGATTAAAATCGGGCTCGGAGCGGGTATTTCACCGGAGGCGGTTTCATGAAAATTTTAAATGGTAGGGATAGGATCGCACTTACTGACGGAGACGAAGAAGTGGAATTGAATGTTTCTTTAGGTATTCAACACTCTTATCCGGTGGAGATTACTCGTCATACTGTAGAAAAAGAAAAAGGAATGACCTCAATTACAGATCACGTGATTCCCGGTCAAAGAGGTATTTCGCTTAACGTTTTACTTTCGTCTTCAACGGACTTGTTGGTCTTAAATAAAAAAAGCGTGGATGATAAATTGGAGACTTTGGTTCGTTGGCAGTCCCAAGGAACGTTAGTCACTTTGCTTGGATATTCTACGGGTGGAATTATTTCTAAAATTCTTTCTATGTTACCATCTTTGTTCCGTTTTGTGGAACCGGATGATCCTGATAAAAGATATCTAGGACGTTCTACGGATGAAATTCCAAATCTTTTGATCGGAGATTTGAATATCCAAGAAGCCAAGGAGACTGGAAACGACGTGTCTTTGAGTTTGTCTTTGTTTCCCGTGGTAATCGCGGAGGCAAAGACGAGACAATTGAATACGGTTAAATCCGCGGGTAAAAGAACTACACAGACTCAAACAAAATCCGGAACCCCGGCCAAAAAAATAAATTAACGAGGATTTATACTACTATGAAAGAATTCAAATATCTACCGATTGATCAGAACATATTCCCGATTTGTTATACGTTTATGATCGAGGAAACGGAATACGAATTTGAATTCTCGCATAACACAGAAGGAGATTTTATTACCGTATTGATCAGAGATCAGGACGGGAAAGATCTCTTCGCCTCTAAGCTGTTATACGGTGTTCCGTTAAATCATATGATCGTGGACGGTTTTAATAGTTCCATTCTTTTAACTCCTTTGGATTTGGACGATCTTTACAAAGATGAATTTGAAAACATTCCTGTTAATTTGGAAACTTTCGGTTCCAGAGTGAGATTGTATTTAGGAGAAAAACAATGATCGATAATCCTAAACTTTTTGGACGTACAGTTTCTTTGGAGATTCTTCCAACGACAGGAGCTGCCAAAGAGTTTTGTTATCCTCCTTTTAATTTCGAATTTGAAACCGAATTGGACGGACTGAATCTAACTCAGGTTACGATGTATAACGTAAACGAAGAAACGTTACGTCTTGTAAGCGCTCAGATGAAGGAAAAAAAATTCCAATATCCTTCGGCGTTATTAAATGCAGGTTACAAAGACGAAAACGGTCTAGTGGTTTCAGGAGAAATCATTTATCCTAAGTGGAGACAAGAAGGAACCGATAAAAAGTTGGAATTTCAGATCAGCGGAAGCGCTGGCGCTTGGACGAGAGCGTATATTATGAAAACGTACACAAGTCTCCCTGCAAGAAACGTGATCATGGATATTCTAAATCAGGGAAATCTAAAGCCCGGAAGGATTCAATTAGGAGTTAATAAGATCGTGAATTTTAGCGCCAATACGGAGTTAGGTGATTGTATTCGTCGTTTTTGTAATTTAACAAAATCTCAATATTGGTTTCAAGACGGTCAGATCCATTTTGATTCTCTCGATCCTTCTAAAAAAAACAGCGTCATTTTTTTGGATCATTCTTCCGGATTGATCGGAGTTCCAGAAAAAGGCCAGGATACTTGGAAGGTGACCAGTCTCTTCCGCCATAAGTTTAAGAAGAATATGATCGTATCTGTAAAAGGAGGAGGACTCGACTCGGAATGTAGAATCGTTCGTGGCAAACATAAATTTTCTACCTTGGCTACGGATTGTTTTTCGGAATTAGAGGTGAAGCCGATATGACTTTAGATAAAGCGATTTTAGCTGCTATTCAAAACAATGTATCTAAGATACAAATTGGTCTTCCTGGAATTATAGAATCTTTTCAGCCTCAAGAGATGACGGCTAACGTTCGTATCCCTCTAAAAAAGGAAGACGATTCCGGACGAGAAAGGTCTTTTCCTGTTTTGTCTGGTATTAGAGTCGGCACATACTGGGCCGGAGATTTTTATATCAAACCGGATTACAAAAGAGGAGATAAGGTTTGGATTTCGTTTTCTACACACGATATATCAGACGCAATTCGAGGAATCGAATCCGTTGCTTCGGATTCTCTTTTTGATCTTCAAAGCGCCTGTGTGGTTAGCGGTTATAAAGGGAAAACTGATATTCCTGCTACCACTTCTAATTTGTCCGGGCTTGTAATCGGTCATAAGGAAGGTAAGTCTTTGATCCAACTAGACGAAGATCGGATCAAAATTCAAGGTGGTATTGCCGACTTGACCGAATCAGCGGTGTTAGGTGAAACCTTGGTGGAGTTTATCAAATCTTTGATTGATGTATTTTTGAACAACGCGGCTACGTTTACTACCAATGCGGTTCCAGGTTCTCCTGCGGGACTTGCGGCTTCGGTGATTTCTCAACTCAACGTTCGTAAATCGGAAGTAGAACAGTTACTTTCCGGGAAGGTGAAATTAGGATGAAAGGAATTAAAATAGAGAACAAGGACATGGTGCTCGCCGGAGGACGGTCAGTGATCATTCAAGATTTAGAATATTATTCTCAAAGAATTAGACATTCGATCCGTTTGTTTCTGGGAGAGTCCGTCTATGAGCCGTTAAGCGGAGTGGACTGGAGAACCGTTTTTTCCACGAAGGTCTCTAGGGATCGGATTTTGACGGAAATTAAAAAGACGATCCAAAAAGATCCCGAAACCGTTTCGGTCGAAAAAGTGGAATTGGTAGAGAGGGAAAGTTCGAGCCGGGGAATATATATTCAATTTTCTGCAATTACAAAATATGGAATCGTTACGGGAGAATTATAATGGCAGGAGTCAGCGAACAAGGTTTTATCCGAAAAAGTAGAGAGGAAATTCTATCAGAATTGGAGGAAGGTTATAAAACTCGCCTGGGCGGGGACATTGATCTTTCTATCGTCAGTGAAGACGGAATTCGTATGAGGATTTTAGCAGATGAACTAGATAAAATTCACCAGCTCGCGGAAAAAGTGTTTTATTCTAATTTTGCACATACCGCTTTCGGTGTTTCTTTGGATCGGGTTTTAAATCCTCTAGGCTCGGAACGTCAACCGGCTAAACGTTCTATAGTTGTTCTTAGGTTTTCAGGAATGGATGGTGCAGTGGTTCCGGCCGGAGTTATTTGTCAAACCGGCAACGGGTTACTTTTTATCACGATTGAATCGGGGGTTTTATCGGGCGGACACGTAGACTTGAATGCACAAGCATTAGAAATTTCTTATGGAGTAAACGGAAACGTAAATGCCAATTCGATCACTACGATTAATACGGCGGTTAGTGGGATTGATTTAGTTACCAACCCGGAACCGTCTAGAGGAGGGCGCGCGATAGAAACCGACTCTGAATATCTGAATCGTTTTATTCAAGAAGGAGTAAACGGAGGTTCTTCCGCTGCAAATGTTCAAGGTGTTTTGAACAACGTTCCCTCCGTACTCAATGCGATTGTGTATGAGAATAACACCGATTTTACGGATGTGGACGGAAGACCACCACATTCTATGGAAGCCGTAATAGAAGGTGGTTCTTCTGAGGAGATCGGGGAAGTTTTTTTAAGAAATTGGCCGGGAGGAATCGAATCTTACGGTTTGGAATTTACTACCGCTTTTGACAATAAAGGTGTTCCCAGAACTTACTATTTCAATAGACCGACAGACGTTCTTGTTTATGTAAAAATTGATATTGTAAGAGATCTAAATCTTTGGGTGCAGGGTTCTGACTCGGTCGTAAAAACGAATTGTATCAAAGTGATAGGAGGAGTGGACACGATTACTTCTACTTCCACTTATTATAAAGGAGAAGGAACGGGTGCAGATGTATTTGCATGGAAATTGATCGCAGCTCAGAGCGCTCTTCAGGAATTCGATTCCGTAAAGGTATTAGGAATTAAATCCATGACCGTAAAGGTAGGTCAAACTTCTCCGGCTACACAAGATGTACTGCCAATCAATAGCAGACAACGTGCGAAGTTGATCACAGCCAATATTCAGGTGAATTTTATATGACCTATTTAAACGAAGTATTAGAAAAATATCCTTCCTCGATCTTTACGAGAGATTCGGATTCTACGATTGCAAAAAAGTGGGAAGTGGAACTTGAATTGTTAAACGAAGTCCGCTCCATATTAGAATCGATTTCCGGAATTACGGATTATAGGGTTCAAAACGGAACTGTTTTAGATTTGATCGGAAAGAATTTAAAACAACCTCGGAACGGAATGGACGATTTTCGTTATAAGATCTTTCTTTCGATCGCGCGTCAAAAACGTAAATCGAAAGGTGATATTTTTTCGATGAACGAAATCGGATCCCAAATACTTACCGGAATAGGAACGTTATACGAAATCAAAGAACTTTGTTACGGTGGTGTTCCGATGCTATTGGATGCTACGTATACTCTCAATGGGGAATATCCGCTTTCTGGAAGTACAAAAAGACCCGCTACGATTGAAGTAATTTTTACCGGTTCCATCGACGAACTTCCTGTAGTTCCGGAATTTAATCAAGCGATCGCACAAATTCGCCCCGGAGGTGTAAAGGCGATCATTCGATATCGTTTCGAAATGTCTACGTTAGGCGGAAGATTGTATGGAGAATCCATCCGTACTCCGTATTTGGATGGGAGTTGGTCCTTAAACGGGTTCACTCTTTTGTCCGGAGAAAAAGTTAAAATCCGACCTTATGAAATCGCTTTCGGGATCGGAGGATTGGAAGGAGGAATTCCCAGAGCTCCTAAAATCGGAGATACTGGTTTGCAGAATGAAATCTACCGAAAGTTAGTCGAAATCCGATCCGACTCGGATGGGAATCGTTATTTTCAAACGACAGTCAAACAGGGAGAGATGATGGGTTATGGAATTAATGAGATAGGACTTTTTGACGAGGACGGGGAGTTATTATATCTTAAAACTTTCCCTTCTAAAGATAAGGATCATCTCATAGTTTACGATTTTGTAATAAAGGAGGAGTTTCAGTGATTCAAATACTTGCAAGAGAAACCAATGTAGAATTTGCCGGAACGGGGAAATTCAGAATCGAATTACTTCCGATTGCACTGTTTAAAACACACGAAAGTCTTTTAGAATACTGCAATCGAAAAGGATATAAAAAAAACGGTTCTGGATTAGATGCTGAGTTTACGAGAGAAGAGGATTTAAAACCAGTTCGGAATCGTTTGAAGAAGTATGTAGACCAGCCTTTTAAAGTATATGAGAAGTTTATTATATTAGAACAAGAATTAAAGGAGTGATTATGGCGGTATTCAATCCAGTAAAAACAAGAACTTGGAGCAAAAATACTCCTGCGGATGGGGATCTAATCGACGACGAGTTTGATCGCCAATATGAAAATTTTCAATATTTAAAGGATCGGATCGATTCGACTGACATAAATTTGGCGAATTTTCTGATTCCGATCGGAAGTATCATCGAAGACGGTTTGAACCTGGCTCCTTCTGCTAACTTTAAGGACGCGAACGCCCAGGCAATTTCTAGAAACACATTTGTTACTTTATGGAACTCGGTACATCGAGCGATTACAGGGATCGTTCCCACAACGGATCGAATCAGTTGTACAAATCATGGATGTATAGAGGGTCAATTGGTAAAGTTTTCTTTTACAGGGGGAGGGATTACAGCATTAGTGAATTATTATGTACGAAATCCGACTACAAATGACTTTCAGGTTTCTTCAGCTTCAACCGGTTCGATTTTAGATCTAACTTCTTCTCAAACTGGAGAGATGATTATAAATATTGAATATGGATTTGGAGACGGTTCTACTACGTACAACATTCCAGATCGTCGTGGTATTTTTGCGAGAGGTGCAGGTATACATGGAACAAGAGCTAAAGCAGCCGGTGGGAATTATGACGGTGGTGCAGTTGGATATGCGGGGCAGGATCAAATGCAGCCTCACTTTCACGCCTCGCCTGCAAACGGAGGGCTACCATTTGCAGTAATTGGTAGTGGATCGAGTTGGCTAAACACAGGATCATCGAATTCCGGTGTAAGCTCGCAAACCGGAGTTATGGTCTCCGACGGAACCAACGGCACGCCTCGAACCGGAAACGAAACGACTCCCGCGTATATTGCCGTGAAATACAAAGTGAGGGTTCTATGAACATTAAATTCATAAATTATAATTTAAGAATATTTATATTTAAAGTTATGAAACTAAAACAAAAATCTCTAAAATACTTAAGAAAACCTGTTTTTTTATACAATAGAATCCGGATTTCGTTCCTATTCTGTTTAGGAGTTTATGATGGCTCTATTTAATTCAGCAAAAACTAGGGTTTGGAGTAAGAGCACTCCTGCGGATGGAGATCTAATCGATGAAGAAGTAGATCGGCAATACGAAAACGATCAGTATTTAAAGGATCGTATCGATCTGGCAGAAAGTAATTTTCTGGCGACTCAAATTCCTTTGGGTGGAATTATCGAAGATAATCTGAACATAACTTCTACCTCTAATTTTAAGGATGCAAATGGACAATCTATTTCTAGAACTAGCTTTTCGGCTCTTTGGAATTTAGTCAAAAGATCTATTACAGGGATCGTTCCCGCAACGGATCGAATCAGTTGTACAAATCATGGATGTATAGAGGGTCAACTTGTAAAATTTTCTTTTACAGGGGGAGGAATTACCGCATTAGTAAATTATTATGTACGAAATCCAACTACCAACGACTTTCAGATTTCTTCTACCTCTACGGGTTCAATTTTAGATCTAACTTCTTCTCAAACAGGAGAGATGATTATAAATATTGAATACGGTTTTGGAGACGGTTCGACTACGTATAACATTCCAGATCGTCGTGGTATTTTTGCGAGAGGTGCAGGTATACATGGAACAAGAGCTAAGGCAGCCGGTGGTAATTATGACGGTGGTGCAGTTGGATATGCGGGGCAGGATATGATGTTTGATCATCGTCATAATTTTAGCTATAACAATGTTTTCGGTATAATTGGAGGCTCTGGGGGCTACTGGCTTAACGGGGGTGGGACAAATGCGGGCAACGCAAATCTAGTTATACTAGAGCCAATGACCGACGGCGTTAACGGGACGCCACGCCGGGGCAACGAAACTACCCCAGCATTTATTGCAGTAAAATATAAAGTGAGGATAGCATAATGAATTATATATTAGAAAAATCGAATCAGAAAGTAATTTGGATCAACACGGATCCAAATCGACTCATCGGAGAAAAAGCCTGGGGGAACTTTAAACCCAACCAACACGAAATCGTATATTCTCTTCACTACAATCCAGAAATCGGAGAAACGTTTCTTGCGGAAATTAAAGACGGAGTAACACAAGATTTTATTCCCGAAAAAGTATATAACAAAATTACCGGAGAGGAAAGAGTTTTACAGAGTTGGGAAGATAAAATAGATTTAGATACAGAAACGGAGATGGAACCGTTAAAAGACTCTACCGGAAAATTGGCAGAGTATCAAAAATATACGGATTCCGGTTGGATAATAAACCAAGAGCGCAAAAAGGAATCTCTTTTAGAGAGGAATAGTCAGACTTTTTATTCCAAAATCAATTCTTATAGAAGTACGGTTAATTATCGTAACACATCTTGGGATTCCGGTAAAACGTATTTAGAGAATATTCAAAAAACATTAACTATTTATAACAAACAACGAATTAGTTCTATTCCGGAATGGAGGGATACAAATGACCAATTCCATTCTTTGAACGTAGAAGAATTATCGGAACTATCAGATTTAATCGAATTGGATCTTTTTAATGCGGGCAGAATTTTATACTCTAAAAAATGGGAAATGGAAGAAAAAATTCAAAATTTAAAACCCGAAGAGTTTCTAGATTTGTCTCTAACATGGGCCTTGAGTTGAGAATAATATAGAAAACCTATATTTGTAATCAGAAACTACAAGTAAAGGTTTTTGGGTGAAGCAAGATTTTTTCGATTTAACTTCTTTGAGCGGCTCTTGGAGTTTAGATTGTTCCAATCAATATGTATTTTTGTGTTTGGTTACGGTTAAAAATAATTTTGATACTTTCAAGTTCTAAGAGTCGCTTAAGGTTGCGTTTTATTTTTAGATTTTTAATAATATTACTAAATTATAATTTTCTAGAAAATTCAAACGAATGATCGTCCAATCAAATTTCTGTATAAAATCGCTGTTTTGCGAACTTTATAGACTCAAAAATTTATTTTTATATAAACTTTCGAAATAAAAAACCATCCGAGAGATTGATAAAAATTTATTATTTATAAACTCTATCCAATAATTCTTTTACTTCTCACTATTTTTTTATAACTGAACTGGTTTAAAGAATTTCATAATCTTTAAAGTTTTTTCGAAAAGCCCTGTAATTTCTAAAACTGTATTTGAATCGATTTTCTTAGCAGACATCTTACTCGTATCTTACAGCTTTCCTAGTTCAATGTCTTTGTATCTCTTTTAAGGTCAGTCTTTCTGCAGTAGTTATAGTTATGATTTCAATTTAGATCGAACAAGTTTATTTTAAAATCGGGGATAAAGTTTTTTAAAATATCAAGATCTTACTACTCGGACGCATAAATAGAATACTTGGGTTAGATTGTTTCAAAAATTTGAATGTTTTGGTCCTGCTCTAAAATGCCGTAAATCCCCAATTTGCGCCATTTTTTCGTAAATTCGGCCGTTAATAACTTGATACTATTTTTATACGTCTGAGTAGTAATTTGTTAAAATGAACTGATCTAAAAATCGATTTCCAACCGCGATCAAAAACGAATGGAATTACAACGGAAGTTGATTGTGTTGGTTACTATAGATTTTTGTAATATAACCGAGTAGTAAGAATAGATACAAGTTGGTTTTGTTTTCGAATTTAAAACAATAAATTGGTTTGTTTTTGT
This genomic window contains:
- a CDS encoding phage tail protein — encoded protein: MTYLNEVLEKYPSSIFTRDSDSTIAKKWEVELELLNEVRSILESISGITDYRVQNGTVLDLIGKNLKQPRNGMDDFRYKIFLSIARQKRKSKGDIFSMNEIGSQILTGIGTLYEIKELCYGGVPMLLDATYTLNGEYPLSGSTKRPATIEVIFTGSIDELPVVPEFNQAIAQIRPGGVKAIIRYRFEMSTLGGRLYGESIRTPYLDGSWSLNGFTLLSGEKVKIRPYEIAFGIGGLEGGIPRAPKIGDTGLQNEIYRKLVEIRSDSDGNRYFQTTVKQGEMMGYGINEIGLFDEDGELLYLKTFPSKDKDHLIVYDFVIKEEFQ
- a CDS encoding LA_1064 family peroxide-responsive upregulated protein, with the protein product MIQILARETNVEFAGTGKFRIELLPIALFKTHESLLEYCNRKGYKKNGSGLDAEFTREEDLKPVRNRLKKYVDQPFKVYEKFIILEQELKE
- a CDS encoding baseplate J/gp47 family protein, whose amino-acid sequence is MAGVSEQGFIRKSREEILSELEEGYKTRLGGDIDLSIVSEDGIRMRILADELDKIHQLAEKVFYSNFAHTAFGVSLDRVLNPLGSERQPAKRSIVVLRFSGMDGAVVPAGVICQTGNGLLFITIESGVLSGGHVDLNAQALEISYGVNGNVNANSITTINTAVSGIDLVTNPEPSRGGRAIETDSEYLNRFIQEGVNGGSSAANVQGVLNNVPSVLNAIVYENNTDFTDVDGRPPHSMEAVIEGGSSEEIGEVFLRNWPGGIESYGLEFTTAFDNKGVPRTYYFNRPTDVLVYVKIDIVRDLNLWVQGSDSVVKTNCIKVIGGVDTITSTSTYYKGEGTGADVFAWKLIAAQSALQEFDSVKVLGIKSMTVKVGQTSPATQDVLPINSRQRAKLITANIQVNFI